The following are encoded in a window of Flavobacterium cupriresistens genomic DNA:
- the recO gene encoding DNA repair protein RecO — protein MQVKTKAIVISALKFQEKSLIVKCFTLSNGLKSYFVRDAFSGRKVSQKIAYFQPLSILEIEAVHKNKGTLENFKEIKTAVPFQSIHTDIVKSTMVMFLSEMLHYSIQEEEKNESLFLFLETALTWLDQHDEISNFHLMLLLETTKYLGFYPDVSEMNLPYFEMYDGVFTHFHGLGSLTEHESDLFKKLIDLKFDNDQKVFNVTERQILLKILIDYYRFHLDGFKNPKSLEVLKEVFS, from the coding sequence GTGCAAGTAAAAACCAAAGCAATAGTAATTTCGGCCTTAAAGTTTCAAGAGAAAAGTTTGATTGTAAAATGTTTTACGCTTTCAAATGGCTTGAAATCTTATTTTGTACGCGATGCTTTTTCGGGGCGTAAAGTCAGTCAGAAAATTGCGTATTTTCAGCCTTTGTCTATTTTGGAAATTGAAGCAGTTCATAAAAACAAAGGTACTTTAGAGAATTTCAAGGAAATAAAAACAGCAGTTCCTTTTCAAAGCATTCATACCGATATTGTAAAAAGTACTATGGTGATGTTTTTGTCGGAGATGCTCCATTATTCCATTCAGGAAGAAGAGAAAAATGAATCGCTTTTTTTGTTTTTAGAGACCGCTTTAACCTGGTTGGATCAGCACGATGAGATTTCTAATTTCCACTTGATGCTACTGCTGGAAACGACCAAATATTTAGGATTTTATCCCGATGTTTCAGAAATGAATTTGCCTTATTTTGAAATGTACGATGGTGTTTTTACCCATTTTCATGGTCTGGGTTCGCTGACGGAACACGAAAGTGATTTGTTTAAAAAACTGATTGATTTGAAATTTGATAACGATCAGAAAGTTTTTAATGTTACTGAAAGACAAATACTCCTTAAAATTCTGATTGATTACTACCGTTTTCACTTAGATGGATTTAAAAATCCGAAATCTTTAGAGGTTTTAAAAGAAGTTTTCTCTTAA
- a CDS encoding alginate O-acetyltransferase AlgX-related protein, producing the protein MKQIIRKTAVFVLPFLFLYVITLLFYGNAISSPDLLRVGYFPVFEEYREVFQKEFDNKVCFYKVSEDKVKKSKILTIGDSFSEQSSFGYKNYLAEKYSVLHVDRFIASNQIQTLYQFLNSGFFEEHKVEYVILENVERGFVANLNEMDTLKMKMKPQLKKQLINQRPVMKKGDKSFFSRETIIFPFSMFRFYVDENYLSNENIYNVTLKTDKFFSNSSNKLLFFLEDVSRLELNNNLTEIKKLNDVLNDLSKKLWSKKVKLIVLPAPDKYDLYYDYIADKTNFPKPLFFQYLGSLKKEYIYIDSKKSLSSKLKSEKDIYFYDDTHWSPVGARIIANEIEGIIK; encoded by the coding sequence ATGAAACAAATTATCAGAAAAACAGCCGTTTTTGTACTTCCGTTTTTATTTTTGTATGTAATTACATTATTGTTTTACGGTAATGCTATTTCATCTCCGGATTTATTGCGAGTAGGGTATTTTCCTGTTTTTGAAGAGTATAGAGAAGTGTTTCAAAAGGAATTTGATAATAAAGTTTGCTTTTATAAAGTTTCAGAGGATAAAGTAAAAAAGTCGAAGATATTGACTATTGGTGATTCTTTTTCTGAGCAAAGCAGTTTCGGATATAAGAATTATTTAGCAGAAAAATATAGTGTTTTACATGTTGATAGGTTTATTGCAAGTAATCAAATACAGACGTTATATCAATTTTTAAATAGTGGTTTTTTTGAAGAACATAAAGTTGAGTATGTAATTCTCGAAAATGTGGAGAGAGGCTTTGTTGCGAATTTGAATGAAATGGATACTTTAAAGATGAAAATGAAGCCTCAGTTGAAGAAGCAACTAATCAACCAGAGACCAGTCATGAAAAAAGGAGATAAAAGCTTTTTTTCAAGAGAGACAATCATTTTTCCTTTCTCCATGTTTAGGTTTTACGTTGATGAAAATTATTTATCAAATGAAAATATCTATAATGTTACTCTTAAAACGGATAAGTTTTTTAGTAATAGTTCAAATAAGTTGTTGTTTTTTTTGGAAGATGTATCTCGTTTAGAATTAAATAATAACTTAACTGAAATTAAGAAGTTAAATGATGTTCTGAATGACTTATCAAAAAAATTATGGAGTAAAAAAGTAAAACTTATAGTGTTGCCAGCCCCTGATAAATACGATCTATATTATGATTATATTGCTGATAAAACAAATTTTCCAAAGCCACTATTTTTTCAATATTTAGGCTCTCTTAAAAAAGAATATATATACATCGATTCAAAAAAAAGTTTGTCTTCTAAGTTAAAAAGTGAAAAGGATATTTATTTTTATGATGACACGCATTGGTCCCCGGTTGGAGCTAGAATTATAGCCAATGAAATTGAAGGAATAATAAAATAA
- a CDS encoding MBOAT family O-acyltransferase: protein MLFNSISFTIFLPIVFVLYWFVLNKSLKYQNVLLLVSSYFFYACWDWRFLFLLVFSTLLDYFTGIKMSESKSKNGKSFWFWLSIVVNLGFLGVFKYYNFFAESFVDAVANFGVHVNPWTIKVILPIGISFYTFHGLSYVIDIYKGRIEAEKNIIDYSVFVSFFPLLVAGPIERATHLLPQIQKKRNFDYNKAVDGLRQILWGLFKKVVIADQCAQYANDIFSNSAEYSGSTLLLGALFFTFQIYGDFSGYSDIAIGTARLFGIDLLRNFAFPYFSRDIAEFWRRWHISLSTWFRDYLYIPLGGSKGGMWMKIRNTFIIFLVSGFWHGANWTFVVWGFLHALYIMPSIIFKTNRKNLDVVAQGKILPTVKEVFQMGLTFSLTAFAWIFFRANNIEHALSYISRIFTSSLFTYPVYQGDDFLKILFVLLSFFVSIEWFGRQDQFAIAKLGINWKPVFRYSVYVSIIIAIFWYSGQQQQFIYFQF from the coding sequence ATGCTTTTTAATTCCATAAGTTTTACAATATTTTTGCCAATAGTATTTGTTCTCTACTGGTTTGTGTTAAATAAGTCGCTTAAATATCAGAATGTTTTGCTCCTTGTATCAAGTTATTTTTTTTATGCTTGTTGGGATTGGAGGTTTTTGTTTTTGTTAGTTTTTTCTACTTTACTGGATTATTTTACCGGAATAAAGATGTCTGAATCTAAGAGTAAAAATGGTAAATCTTTTTGGTTTTGGTTAAGTATAGTTGTAAATCTCGGTTTTCTTGGTGTTTTTAAATATTACAACTTCTTTGCTGAATCTTTTGTTGATGCAGTTGCCAATTTTGGTGTACATGTAAATCCGTGGACCATAAAGGTAATTTTACCTATAGGGATTTCGTTTTATACATTTCATGGTTTGTCTTATGTGATTGATATTTATAAAGGAAGGATAGAAGCGGAGAAAAATATCATTGATTATTCAGTTTTTGTTAGTTTCTTTCCTTTACTTGTTGCAGGACCTATTGAACGAGCGACACATCTTTTGCCGCAAATTCAGAAAAAAAGAAATTTTGATTATAACAAAGCAGTTGACGGATTAAGGCAGATTCTGTGGGGATTATTTAAAAAAGTGGTAATTGCAGACCAATGCGCACAGTATGCTAATGATATTTTTAGTAATTCTGCCGAATATTCCGGGAGTACACTCCTGTTAGGGGCGCTGTTTTTTACGTTTCAAATTTATGGAGATTTTTCAGGTTATTCAGATATTGCAATTGGAACAGCCAGACTTTTTGGTATTGATTTATTGCGGAATTTTGCTTTTCCCTACTTTTCCAGAGATATTGCAGAGTTTTGGAGACGATGGCACATTTCTCTTTCAACCTGGTTTAGGGATTATTTATATATTCCGCTGGGAGGAAGTAAAGGAGGGATGTGGATGAAAATTAGAAATACGTTCATTATTTTCTTAGTAAGTGGGTTTTGGCATGGAGCAAATTGGACTTTTGTGGTTTGGGGTTTTCTACATGCATTGTATATTATGCCTTCTATCATTTTTAAAACAAATCGAAAGAATCTGGATGTAGTTGCTCAAGGAAAGATCTTGCCAACAGTCAAAGAGGTTTTTCAAATGGGTTTAACATTTAGTTTAACTGCTTTTGCCTGGATATTTTTTAGAGCAAATAATATTGAGCATGCGTTGAGTTATATCTCAAGAATATTTACAAGTTCGTTATTTACCTATCCGGTGTATCAGGGGGATGATTTTTTAAAGATATTATTTGTTCTTTTGTCTTTTTTTGTAAGTATTGAATGGTTTGGAAGGCAAGATCAGTTTGCAATTGCTAAATTGGGAATAAATTGGAAACCCGTATTTAGATATTCGGTTTATGTTTCAATTATCATTGCGATATTTTGGTATAGCGGACAACAACAACAATTTATTTATTTCCAGTTTTAA
- a CDS encoding TraR/DksA family transcriptional regulator, giving the protein MVDEITRYSDADLAEFKEIIQNKIQKAQADLDLIKSAYMNDLNNGTDDTSPTFKAFEEGSETMSKEANSQLAIRQEKFIRDLKNALFRVENKTYGICKVTGKLIGKERLKIVPHATMSIEAKNLQR; this is encoded by the coding sequence ATGGTAGATGAAATTACAAGATACTCTGACGCCGATTTGGCAGAGTTCAAAGAGATAATCCAAAATAAAATACAAAAAGCACAAGCAGATCTTGATTTAATCAAAAGTGCTTATATGAACGACTTGAATAACGGAACAGATGATACTTCTCCTACTTTCAAAGCTTTTGAAGAAGGAAGTGAAACCATGTCTAAAGAAGCAAACTCTCAGTTGGCTATCAGACAAGAGAAGTTTATCCGTGATCTGAAAAATGCGTTATTCCGTGTCGAAAACAAAACATACGGTATCTGTAAAGTAACAGGAAAATTAATCGGTAAAGAAAGACTTAAAATCGTTCCTCATGCTACAATGAGCATCGAAGCCAAGAATTTACAGAGATAA
- a CDS encoding lipoprotein signal peptidase, giving the protein MSLRKAYFLIFLVLIVDQLSKIYVKTNFILGEEVVIADWFRIHFIENEGMAWGTKIPGEYGKLILTVFRIFAVFGIGYWLADAIKKRHSNYLVVAIALIFAGAAGNILDSVFYGVIFDDSSHNLATLFSPAPYGTWFHGLVVDMFYFPIWEGNLPTWLPIFGGKHFMFFNAIFNVADVAISTGVGILLVFNKRAFPKH; this is encoded by the coding sequence ATGTCATTACGAAAAGCGTATTTCCTTATATTTTTAGTTTTAATTGTGGATCAACTTTCTAAAATTTATGTAAAAACAAATTTTATTCTTGGTGAAGAAGTTGTTATTGCAGATTGGTTTAGAATTCATTTCATAGAAAATGAAGGAATGGCATGGGGAACAAAAATTCCGGGTGAATATGGAAAATTAATTCTGACTGTTTTTAGAATTTTTGCTGTATTCGGAATCGGGTATTGGTTGGCAGATGCAATTAAAAAACGCCATTCCAATTATTTGGTTGTAGCAATAGCATTGATTTTTGCCGGTGCAGCAGGAAATATCCTGGATTCTGTTTTTTACGGTGTAATTTTCGATGACAGTTCACATAACCTGGCTACACTTTTTTCACCAGCGCCATACGGTACATGGTTTCACGGTTTGGTGGTAGATATGTTTTATTTTCCAATCTGGGAAGGCAATTTACCAACTTGGTTGCCAATCTTTGGAGGAAAGCATTTTATGTTCTTTAATGCTATTTTTAATGTGGCTGATGTAGCCATCTCAACAGGGGTTGGAATATTGTTGGTCTTTAATAAAAGAGCATTTCCTAAACACTAA
- a CDS encoding two-component regulator propeller domain-containing protein yields the protein MKKRFLCVLFLLLMQLSFGQNTLSWQGYFSFNEIKDISESPTTVFAASENALFSKNSTTNIIKTTTTVDGLSGQTISALYYSESAKKTLVGYENGLLILVNEADGGIVKKVDIINKQLPSNLKKINHFMEHNGLVYISCDFGIVQFNLKTAQFGDTYFIGDNGAQISIKQTAFFNGSIFAATSSGIRKAEITNPNLIDFSQWSTVNMGDWSGVEAFDTELVAVNAAGYLHRYNSNTFVGFFQLSQPATDIRSKNHNLFITTPNTVYVYNNQMVLNRQISNTQVLNDKLSFTCTTAVGDVINIGTKANGLFSSTLSGVSVFENNTPSGPVRNNIFSMDVATSVLWTVYGDYNLSYDPYPLDSYGVSRYNASGWLNIPYESVFDAKSMTRVIVNPNNEKQAYVSSFFSGLLKIDNDVPTTLYNEKNSGLETLTFLGPNYIDVRINGNAFDKSGNLWITNSLVKNGLKVLKTDGQWQSYSMSSIITDINGTSYGNIVIDKNGTKWMGTNREGVVAFNEKTNTFKKITTGEDSGNLPAADVRAVAVDTKGQLWIGTTKGLRVLSSVSNFQSDSQLKANAIIIIDDNLAQELLYEQFVTAIVVDGANNKWIGTLDSGVFMVSPNGQETKYHFTVNNSPLPSNTINDIKINSTTGEVFIATDKGMVSFKGIATGANENLNNVFVYPNPVRPGYSGTVKVAGLIDKANIKITDIEGNLVYETTSEGGTIEWDTTAFGRYKVASGVYMVFISAQDGEETKVKKVMIIR from the coding sequence ATGAAAAAAAGGTTTTTATGTGTTTTGTTTTTGTTGCTGATGCAATTGAGTTTTGGGCAAAACACCTTGTCTTGGCAGGGATATTTTTCGTTTAACGAAATAAAGGATATTTCAGAAAGTCCAACAACTGTTTTTGCTGCCTCAGAAAATGCATTGTTTTCTAAAAATTCGACTACGAATATAATTAAAACGACCACCACTGTTGATGGCTTGTCCGGCCAAACTATTTCTGCGTTATATTATAGTGAAAGTGCCAAAAAAACTTTAGTCGGTTATGAGAATGGCTTGCTCATTCTTGTCAATGAAGCTGATGGAGGTATTGTGAAAAAAGTAGACATTATTAACAAACAGTTACCTTCGAATTTAAAGAAAATCAATCATTTTATGGAGCATAATGGGTTGGTTTATATTTCCTGTGATTTTGGAATTGTTCAGTTTAATCTGAAAACCGCTCAATTTGGAGATACTTATTTTATAGGAGACAATGGAGCACAAATAAGCATAAAACAAACGGCTTTTTTTAACGGGTCTATTTTTGCTGCAACTTCCAGTGGAATTAGAAAAGCAGAAATTACGAATCCTAATCTTATTGATTTTAGTCAGTGGAGTACAGTAAATATGGGAGATTGGTCCGGTGTTGAGGCTTTTGATACAGAGCTTGTAGCGGTTAATGCTGCGGGATATTTGCATCGTTATAACTCCAATACATTTGTTGGATTTTTTCAACTTTCTCAGCCTGCTACAGACATTCGTTCTAAAAATCATAATTTGTTTATTACAACGCCTAATACGGTTTATGTCTATAATAATCAAATGGTGTTGAATCGTCAAATTAGTAATACGCAGGTTTTGAATGATAAATTGAGTTTTACTTGTACTACTGCGGTTGGAGATGTAATTAATATCGGTACCAAAGCGAACGGTTTGTTTTCTTCGACACTTTCCGGAGTTTCGGTCTTTGAGAATAATACCCCAAGTGGACCTGTGCGGAATAATATCTTTTCAATGGATGTAGCAACAAGTGTGCTTTGGACTGTTTATGGTGATTATAACTTATCTTACGATCCGTATCCCTTGGATAGTTATGGTGTTAGTAGATACAATGCTTCCGGTTGGTTGAATATTCCTTACGAGAGTGTTTTTGATGCAAAATCAATGACACGGGTTATCGTTAATCCAAACAATGAAAAACAAGCCTATGTCAGTTCTTTTTTTTCAGGATTGTTAAAGATTGATAATGATGTGCCAACTACGCTCTATAATGAAAAAAACAGCGGTCTGGAAACATTGACTTTTTTAGGGCCGAACTACATAGACGTTCGTATAAATGGAAACGCTTTTGATAAATCAGGAAATTTATGGATAACCAATAGTTTGGTTAAAAATGGTTTGAAAGTCCTGAAAACAGACGGTCAATGGCAGAGTTATTCGATGAGTTCGATCATTACCGATATTAACGGTACAAGTTACGGGAATATCGTTATTGATAAAAACGGTACCAAGTGGATGGGGACTAATAGAGAAGGAGTAGTTGCTTTTAATGAAAAAACAAATACATTTAAGAAAATAACAACTGGAGAGGATTCAGGAAACCTGCCGGCAGCAGACGTTAGAGCGGTAGCGGTCGATACTAAAGGACAGCTTTGGATAGGTACTACAAAAGGATTGCGGGTTTTGTCGAGCGTAAGTAATTTTCAATCCGATAGTCAGCTAAAAGCGAATGCAATTATTATCATCGACGATAATTTGGCTCAGGAATTATTGTACGAACAATTTGTAACTGCTATTGTCGTAGACGGTGCAAATAATAAATGGATTGGAACTCTAGATTCCGGGGTTTTTATGGTATCTCCAAATGGTCAGGAAACAAAATATCATTTTACGGTGAATAATTCACCTCTGCCGAGTAATACGATTAATGATATAAAAATTAACAGTACAACAGGGGAGGTTTTTATAGCAACTGATAAAGGGATGGTTTCTTTTAAAGGAATAGCAACCGGTGCCAATGAAAATCTGAATAATGTGTTTGTATATCCAAATCCGGTGCGTCCGGGTTACTCCGGAACTGTAAAAGTAGCCGGATTAATCGATAAAGCCAATATTAAAATAACCGATATAGAGGGCAATCTGGTCTATGAAACAACCTCAGAAGGCGGTACAATCGAATGGGATACAACCGCTTTTGGGAGATATAAAGTAGCTTCCGGTGTGTATATGGTTTTTATTTCGGCTCAGGATGGTGAAGAGACTAAGGTTAAGAAGGTGATGATTATTCGGTAG
- the ileS gene encoding isoleucine--tRNA ligase, protein MSTKFTEYKGLDLPTVASEVFDFWKKENIFEKSVTTREGAEPYVFFEGPPSANGLPGIHHVMARAIKDIFCRYKTQKGFQVKRKAGWDTHGLPVELGTEKELGITKEDIGKTISIEEYNEACKKTVMRYTDVWNDLTEKMGYWVDMEDPYVTYKPKYMESVWWLLKQIYDKGLLYKGYTIQPYSPKAGTGLSSHEVNQPGAYRDVTDTTIVAQFKTLPETLPSFLQGFGDVHILAWTTTPWTLPSNTALTVGPKIDYVLLKTFNQYTFEPINVVLAKNLVGKQFGKGFFASTEEADFANFKSGDKNIPYTILTEAKGADLVEIRYEQLLPYTLPYQNAENAFRVISGDFVTTEDGTGIVHTAPTFGADDAKVAKEAKPEVPPMLVLDESGTAVPLVDLQGKFTSHMGEFAGKYVKNEYYETGQAPERSVDVEIAIRLKEENKAFKVEKYVHSYPHSWRTDEPLLYYPLDSWFIKVTDVKDRMFDLNETINWKPKSTGEGRFGNWLKNANDWNLSRSRYWGIPLPIWRTEDKKEEVLIGSVEELYNAIEKAIEAGFQKENPFKDFEIGNMSEANYDLIDLHKNVVDQITLVSASGKPMKRESDLIDVWFDSGAMPYAQWHYPFENKDKIDENKDFPANFIAEGVDQTRGWFYTLHAIGTLVFDKVAYKNVVSNGLVLDKNGLKMSKSKGNSIDPFTTIKEYGPDATRWYMISNANPWDNLKFDLEGIAEVRRKFFGTLYNTYSFFSLYANIDGFKYAEAEIPLNERPEIDQWIMSELHTLIKFVDECYEEYEPTKAARAISDFVQENLSNWYVRLCRRRFWKGEYAHDKIAAYQTLYTCLLTISKLSAPIAPFFMDKLYRDLTVSTGSEQYASVHLAEFPKFVENFVNKTLESKMQKAQTISSLVLSLRKKEMIKVRQPLQKVMIPVLDDNQRAEIEAISELVKAEVNVKEIILLDDASGVLVKQIKPNFKALGPRFGKDMGLISKEIQGFSADQINQLDKEGTLDIVIAGNNVTLSLEDVEITSQDIEGWLVANSGGITVALDITITEELKNEGIARELVNRIQNIRKDSGFEVTDKIKVQLKRSGLLEEAILKNEAYIKSETLTDSLVFVDALENGTEIEFDDIKTTILISK, encoded by the coding sequence ATGAGTACAAAATTTACTGAATACAAAGGACTTGACTTGCCTACAGTGGCATCAGAAGTATTTGATTTTTGGAAGAAAGAAAATATATTTGAAAAGAGTGTAACTACACGTGAAGGTGCTGAACCTTATGTGTTTTTTGAAGGACCTCCTTCAGCTAATGGTTTACCGGGAATTCACCACGTGATGGCACGTGCTATTAAAGATATTTTTTGCAGATATAAAACTCAAAAAGGTTTTCAGGTAAAAAGAAAAGCCGGTTGGGATACGCACGGATTGCCTGTAGAATTAGGTACCGAGAAAGAACTAGGAATCACAAAAGAAGATATTGGTAAAACCATTTCTATTGAAGAATATAACGAAGCGTGTAAAAAAACCGTAATGCGTTATACCGATGTATGGAATGACCTAACCGAAAAAATGGGCTATTGGGTAGATATGGAAGATCCATATGTGACTTACAAACCCAAATATATGGAGTCTGTTTGGTGGCTTTTGAAACAAATCTATGATAAAGGTTTGTTGTACAAAGGATATACTATTCAGCCCTATTCTCCAAAAGCAGGAACCGGATTGTCTTCTCACGAGGTAAATCAGCCTGGAGCTTACCGTGATGTTACCGATACTACGATTGTAGCACAATTTAAAACACTACCGGAAACACTACCTTCATTTTTACAAGGATTTGGAGACGTTCACATTTTAGCTTGGACGACTACCCCTTGGACTTTGCCATCAAACACAGCATTGACAGTTGGACCAAAAATTGATTATGTTTTGCTGAAAACCTTCAATCAATATACTTTCGAGCCAATAAATGTTGTTTTAGCAAAGAATCTGGTTGGAAAACAATTTGGAAAAGGATTTTTTGCCAGTACAGAGGAAGCTGATTTTGCAAATTTCAAATCCGGAGATAAAAATATCCCGTATACTATACTAACAGAAGCCAAAGGTGCCGATTTAGTAGAGATTCGTTACGAGCAATTATTGCCTTATACATTGCCTTATCAAAATGCAGAAAATGCATTTAGAGTAATTTCTGGTGATTTCGTAACTACAGAAGACGGAACCGGAATTGTACATACTGCTCCAACTTTTGGTGCAGACGATGCTAAAGTAGCAAAAGAAGCTAAACCGGAAGTTCCGCCAATGTTGGTTTTGGACGAAAGCGGTACAGCAGTTCCATTAGTAGATTTACAAGGGAAATTCACTTCGCACATGGGTGAGTTTGCCGGTAAATATGTTAAAAACGAATATTATGAGACCGGACAAGCTCCTGAGCGTTCTGTGGATGTTGAAATCGCTATTCGTTTAAAAGAAGAAAATAAAGCTTTTAAAGTAGAAAAATATGTTCACAGTTACCCTCACAGCTGGAGAACAGACGAACCTCTTTTATATTATCCGTTAGATTCCTGGTTTATTAAGGTGACTGACGTAAAAGATAGAATGTTCGATTTGAATGAAACTATTAACTGGAAACCTAAATCTACCGGTGAAGGACGTTTCGGAAATTGGTTGAAAAATGCCAACGACTGGAACTTATCTCGTTCTAGATATTGGGGTATTCCGTTGCCAATTTGGAGAACCGAAGACAAAAAAGAAGAAGTTTTAATTGGTTCTGTTGAAGAATTATACAACGCAATTGAGAAAGCTATTGAAGCCGGTTTTCAAAAAGAAAACCCATTCAAAGATTTCGAAATCGGGAATATGTCTGAAGCAAATTATGATTTAATCGATTTACATAAAAATGTAGTAGATCAAATTACGTTGGTTTCAGCTTCAGGAAAACCAATGAAACGAGAAAGCGATTTGATCGATGTTTGGTTTGATTCTGGTGCAATGCCTTATGCACAATGGCATTATCCTTTTGAAAATAAGGATAAAATCGACGAGAATAAAGATTTCCCTGCGAATTTTATCGCTGAAGGTGTAGATCAGACTCGTGGATGGTTTTATACGTTACATGCTATCGGAACTTTGGTTTTTGATAAAGTGGCGTACAAAAATGTAGTTTCAAATGGTTTGGTTTTAGATAAAAACGGACTAAAGATGTCAAAAAGTAAAGGGAATTCAATAGATCCTTTTACAACAATTAAAGAATACGGACCTGATGCCACACGTTGGTACATGATTTCGAACGCAAACCCTTGGGACAACCTGAAGTTTGATTTGGAAGGAATCGCTGAGGTTCGTCGTAAATTCTTCGGAACGTTATACAATACGTATTCTTTCTTTAGTTTATACGCCAATATTGATGGTTTTAAATACGCTGAGGCCGAAATTCCGTTAAACGAAAGACCGGAAATTGATCAGTGGATTATGTCTGAATTACATACGTTAATAAAATTTGTTGATGAATGTTACGAAGAATACGAACCAACAAAAGCAGCAAGAGCTATTTCTGACTTCGTTCAGGAAAACCTAAGTAACTGGTACGTTCGTTTGTGTCGTCGTCGCTTCTGGAAAGGCGAATATGCACATGATAAAATTGCGGCTTACCAGACACTTTATACCTGTTTGCTTACCATAAGTAAACTAAGCGCTCCGATCGCTCCTTTTTTCATGGATAAATTGTATCGTGATTTGACAGTTTCTACAGGATCTGAGCAATATGCCAGTGTTCACTTGGCTGAGTTCCCGAAATTTGTCGAAAACTTTGTTAATAAAACGTTAGAAAGCAAAATGCAGAAGGCGCAAACCATCTCCTCTTTGGTGTTGTCACTTCGTAAAAAGGAAATGATTAAGGTACGTCAACCTTTGCAAAAGGTAATGATTCCGGTACTTGACGACAATCAACGTGCTGAAATTGAAGCAATTTCAGAGTTGGTAAAAGCGGAAGTAAACGTTAAAGAAATCATACTTTTAGACGATGCTTCAGGTGTTTTGGTAAAACAAATTAAACCTAATTTTAAAGCTTTAGGACCACGCTTTGGTAAGGATATGGGTCTGATTTCTAAGGAAATACAAGGTTTTTCTGCCGATCAGATCAATCAGTTAGACAAGGAAGGGACGTTAGATATTGTTATTGCTGGAAATAACGTAACTTTATCATTAGAAGATGTCGAAATAACCTCACAAGATATCGAAGGATGGTTGGTTGCAAATTCAGGCGGAATAACAGTAGCACTTGATATAACAATCACCGAAGAATTGAAGAATGAAGGTATTGCGAGGGAATTGGTAAACAGAATCCAGAATATTCGTAAAGATTCAGGATTTGAGGTTACAGATAAGATTAAAGTTCAGCTTAAAAGAAGTGGTCTTTTGGAAGAAGCAATTCTGAAAAACGAAGCTTACATTAAGTCAGAAACATTAACAGATAGTTTGGTTTTTGTTGACGCTTTAGAAAACGGCACAGAAATTGAGTTTGATGATATTAAAACAACGATATTAATTTCAAAATAA